A window of the Triplophysa rosa linkage group LG23, Trosa_1v2, whole genome shotgun sequence genome harbors these coding sequences:
- the zdhhc23b gene encoding palmitoyltransferase ZDHHC23-B isoform X2 gives MKKRSHQALDQEDPLCCCEYVDRHGRRSHVAACCCDCEDLDDAFDSWMKKEPQKADSLTQVVATINDRLRVPWISVILYYYLTHRKKGRTLFFLSLAVFSLFYMFYLFIAEVVPRGDVNHIQLGAVTTGVALTVISLINTKRGPGYVRPHPTETHSTVTYHNPQSDIDAAYLNGARHQVVIANRVSSPDQTGESGTASVEPREGQKRNWCSVCKVVRPSRAGHCRICGVCILRLDHHCVWINSCVGQANHISFLLTLVLFVLTSLYGISLVLRSVCPQQSVMMALFYCPDVYNQHSTALCFTCAWYSSIVTGGLLHLLVLQLINVSYNTTQREVRLALREKTGRTLLWGLIVDTGVYCRGFRSNWVEFLTMSNALEPPNPKPTDLV, from the exons ATGAAGAAAAGATCCCATCAAGCACTAGATCAGGAGGACCCTCTGTGCTGCTGTGAGTATGTGGACCGTCATGGTAGGCGGAGCCACGTGGCAGCATGCTGTTGTGACTGTGAGGATTTGGATGATGCTTTTGACAG TTGGATGAAGAAGGAACCTCAAAAGGCAGATTCTCTGACCCAGGTGGTAGCTACCATCAATGATCGTCTGCGGGTGCCGTGGATATCAG ttattttgtaCTACTACCTCACCCATCGCAAGAAAGGACGCACGCTGTTCTTCCTCAGCCTTGCCGTATTCTCCCTCTTCTACATGTTCTACCTCTTCATCGCTGAAGTTGTTCCTCGAGGTGATGTGAATCATATTCAGTTGGGTGCCGTGACGACTGGTGTTGCTCTCACAGTCATTTCCCTCATAAACACCAAGAGGGGGCCGGGTTATGTCAGGCCACACCCCACTGAGACTCATAGCACGGTGACCTATCACAACCCACAGTCGGACATAGATGCTGCATATTTAAACGGAGCACGTCACCAGGTGGTGATAGCCAATCGTGTGAGTTCTCCCGATCAGACAGGTGAATCTGGGACGGCAAGTGTGGAACCTAGGGAGGGTCAAAAGAGGAACTGGTGCTCAGTATGCAAGGTGGTGCGGCCCTCCAGAGCAGGACACTGTCGGATCTGTGGAGTCTGCATCCTACGTCTAGACCATCACTGTGTCTG GATCAACAGTTGTGTGGGACAGGCCAATCACATCAGTTTCCTTCTGACACTCGTTCTCTTTGTGTTGACGTCACTGTACGGGATCAGTTTGGTCCTTCGTAGTGTGTGTCCCCAGCAGAGTGTGATGATGGCTCTCTTCTACTGTCCTGATGTGTACAACCAGCACAG CACTGCTCTGTGTTTCACGTGTGCCTGGTACAGCAGCATTGTGACCGGAGGTCTGCTACACCTTCTGGTTCTCCAGCTTATCAACGTCAGCTACAACACGACCCAACGCGAGGTACGTCTCGCTCTGAGAGAGAAAACCGGTCGGACCCTCCTATGGGGCCTGATCGTTGACACAGGCGTCTACTGTCGAGGTTTCCGTAGCAACTGGGTGGAATTTTTGACCATGAGCAATGCTCTGGAGCCGCCGAACCCCAAACCAACAGACCTGGTGTAG
- the zdhhc23b gene encoding palmitoyltransferase ZDHHC23-B isoform X3 gives MKKRSHQALDQEDPLCCCEYVDRHGRRSHVAACCCDCEDLDDAFDSWMKKEPQKADSLTQVVATINDRLRVPWISGARRFDLSLIPPLILLPVFLHIASWHFLLGIIVLTTLPLLVILYYYLTHRKKGRTLFFLSLAVFSLFYMFYLFIAEVVPRGDVNHIQLGAVTTGVALTVISLINTKRGPGYVRPHPTETHSTVTYHNPQSDIDAAYLNGARHQVVIANRVSSPDQTGESGTASVEPREGQKRNWCSVCKVVRPSRAGHCRICGVCILRLDHHCVCTALCFTCAWYSSIVTGGLLHLLVLQLINVSYNTTQREVRLALREKTGRTLLWGLIVDTGVYCRGFRSNWVEFLTMSNALEPPNPKPTDLV, from the exons ATGAAGAAAAGATCCCATCAAGCACTAGATCAGGAGGACCCTCTGTGCTGCTGTGAGTATGTGGACCGTCATGGTAGGCGGAGCCACGTGGCAGCATGCTGTTGTGACTGTGAGGATTTGGATGATGCTTTTGACAG TTGGATGAAGAAGGAACCTCAAAAGGCAGATTCTCTGACCCAGGTGGTAGCTACCATCAATGATCGTCTGCGGGTGCCGTGGATATCAGGTGCCAGACGATTTGACCTCTCGTTGATCCCTCCCCTTATACTGCTTcctgtttttttgcacattgcATCTTGGCACTTCCTGCTGGGTATTATAGTTCTAACAACTTTACCtttattagttattttgtaCTACTACCTCACCCATCGCAAGAAAGGACGCACGCTGTTCTTCCTCAGCCTTGCCGTATTCTCCCTCTTCTACATGTTCTACCTCTTCATCGCTGAAGTTGTTCCTCGAGGTGATGTGAATCATATTCAGTTGGGTGCCGTGACGACTGGTGTTGCTCTCACAGTCATTTCCCTCATAAACACCAAGAGGGGGCCGGGTTATGTCAGGCCACACCCCACTGAGACTCATAGCACGGTGACCTATCACAACCCACAGTCGGACATAGATGCTGCATATTTAAACGGAGCACGTCACCAGGTGGTGATAGCCAATCGTGTGAGTTCTCCCGATCAGACAGGTGAATCTGGGACGGCAAGTGTGGAACCTAGGGAGGGTCAAAAGAGGAACTGGTGCTCAGTATGCAAGGTGGTGCGGCCCTCCAGAGCAGGACACTGTCGGATCTGTGGAGTCTGCATCCTACGTCTAGACCATCACTGTGTCTG CACTGCTCTGTGTTTCACGTGTGCCTGGTACAGCAGCATTGTGACCGGAGGTCTGCTACACCTTCTGGTTCTCCAGCTTATCAACGTCAGCTACAACACGACCCAACGCGAGGTACGTCTCGCTCTGAGAGAGAAAACCGGTCGGACCCTCCTATGGGGCCTGATCGTTGACACAGGCGTCTACTGTCGAGGTTTCCGTAGCAACTGGGTGGAATTTTTGACCATGAGCAATGCTCTGGAGCCGCCGAACCCCAAACCAACAGACCTGGTGTAG
- the zdhhc23b gene encoding palmitoyltransferase ZDHHC23-B isoform X1, whose product MKKRSHQALDQEDPLCCCEYVDRHGRRSHVAACCCDCEDLDDAFDSWMKKEPQKADSLTQVVATINDRLRVPWISGARRFDLSLIPPLILLPVFLHIASWHFLLGIIVLTTLPLLVILYYYLTHRKKGRTLFFLSLAVFSLFYMFYLFIAEVVPRGDVNHIQLGAVTTGVALTVISLINTKRGPGYVRPHPTETHSTVTYHNPQSDIDAAYLNGARHQVVIANRVSSPDQTGESGTASVEPREGQKRNWCSVCKVVRPSRAGHCRICGVCILRLDHHCVWINSCVGQANHISFLLTLVLFVLTSLYGISLVLRSVCPQQSVMMALFYCPDVYNQHSTALCFTCAWYSSIVTGGLLHLLVLQLINVSYNTTQREVRLALREKTGRTLLWGLIVDTGVYCRGFRSNWVEFLTMSNALEPPNPKPTDLV is encoded by the exons ATGAAGAAAAGATCCCATCAAGCACTAGATCAGGAGGACCCTCTGTGCTGCTGTGAGTATGTGGACCGTCATGGTAGGCGGAGCCACGTGGCAGCATGCTGTTGTGACTGTGAGGATTTGGATGATGCTTTTGACAG TTGGATGAAGAAGGAACCTCAAAAGGCAGATTCTCTGACCCAGGTGGTAGCTACCATCAATGATCGTCTGCGGGTGCCGTGGATATCAGGTGCCAGACGATTTGACCTCTCGTTGATCCCTCCCCTTATACTGCTTcctgtttttttgcacattgcATCTTGGCACTTCCTGCTGGGTATTATAGTTCTAACAACTTTACCtttattagttattttgtaCTACTACCTCACCCATCGCAAGAAAGGACGCACGCTGTTCTTCCTCAGCCTTGCCGTATTCTCCCTCTTCTACATGTTCTACCTCTTCATCGCTGAAGTTGTTCCTCGAGGTGATGTGAATCATATTCAGTTGGGTGCCGTGACGACTGGTGTTGCTCTCACAGTCATTTCCCTCATAAACACCAAGAGGGGGCCGGGTTATGTCAGGCCACACCCCACTGAGACTCATAGCACGGTGACCTATCACAACCCACAGTCGGACATAGATGCTGCATATTTAAACGGAGCACGTCACCAGGTGGTGATAGCCAATCGTGTGAGTTCTCCCGATCAGACAGGTGAATCTGGGACGGCAAGTGTGGAACCTAGGGAGGGTCAAAAGAGGAACTGGTGCTCAGTATGCAAGGTGGTGCGGCCCTCCAGAGCAGGACACTGTCGGATCTGTGGAGTCTGCATCCTACGTCTAGACCATCACTGTGTCTG GATCAACAGTTGTGTGGGACAGGCCAATCACATCAGTTTCCTTCTGACACTCGTTCTCTTTGTGTTGACGTCACTGTACGGGATCAGTTTGGTCCTTCGTAGTGTGTGTCCCCAGCAGAGTGTGATGATGGCTCTCTTCTACTGTCCTGATGTGTACAACCAGCACAG CACTGCTCTGTGTTTCACGTGTGCCTGGTACAGCAGCATTGTGACCGGAGGTCTGCTACACCTTCTGGTTCTCCAGCTTATCAACGTCAGCTACAACACGACCCAACGCGAGGTACGTCTCGCTCTGAGAGAGAAAACCGGTCGGACCCTCCTATGGGGCCTGATCGTTGACACAGGCGTCTACTGTCGAGGTTTCCGTAGCAACTGGGTGGAATTTTTGACCATGAGCAATGCTCTGGAGCCGCCGAACCCCAAACCAACAGACCTGGTGTAG